The following proteins come from a genomic window of Aricia agestis chromosome 19, ilAriAges1.1, whole genome shotgun sequence:
- the LOC121736720 gene encoding uncharacterized protein LOC121736720, giving the protein MISLHKNQLAIWILLYILDYSTSFEYRTIWTNLNNKQLCGVPPSAPWKAWQRLYYDNSNKIISLKQLPYINGPRYGKVNITNFGNYETINNKHGAKSLRHDDRDQIIENTKENVLLSSRSKTFSLIGYDEEIYKIMQKFTMSEQTGPIVVYFYLSQNHTYSSIGLLRTTPRILDSILSKYNYFNCVNSNHIMIPRKNNIFYADECLKDCDRLVTNIKLKDNDDMESYVDCFANRCLNGKDNYQNNIVINNENSLNINDSPAKHSIDKYYSEKPSPIRDNPQHMHFESYYNPIPVREFMSHPSHLESNEFKLKASNNDNNFEIIKNNVDTQTTNTSPAENLNNAIILEGNFIKENFKPPEMNYDPSSNNKIDTYISYGKNKNLQQMYNTRDDQRAVDNIPYNINYKEDQNGQLVFPYKLTSSEIFDTALANNQIEYLPSQKLLKEKSLFPKQYLNSPSIAEAHYSIPRILPYSSIKSDIQKKSSAYPTNENIKHFNYAKPRLFPAYAQTFDSESLNSNPSLPYMYKPETGYNMQRYNLVETNESKASIAKLSAIPYELKSSHIPKLNQYNIVSEKSPDPSTLTYIHTPTALQRPGFYAQKDLQNLKVVPSQGLNSNTFKQNLQTLPLLAYKKPVPVINKKINSDYIPSVSYYTLYSFNKPHSVSPKDYSPTNFISPLKVNLKPWYETMQTTNKNPTKPKAITLDSSIVTLNSPKKPQHIFIKPRKLITTPSLNIPCNLVPIQLDKTYNPESNINEISMDGLSKSKSKYLPRCDDKLHLLQTPFSAKDDESLPRHTNKENTPSVKFTQWKPILLAKDFIEPNFPYNVANHKNKVTPFVTPSQEVYQTIPKTNDVIPLDVEYTTSKIPSFYDSHNPTKIISVLPKTGSTENYKTSVESQKLPFKKTFNPKKLNVIPHYQSILNKKAPTWVQKYQPVDGFPSQNVNQNLFTKNFKSNDNQERDPIIDLDKATTGIPQYKVFNAPNAKTTKYYCPSNRYPSFLNIQNDINSPTTTTTSFTSRNPTPHSQHSLFTEPQDKNNKVQSISNGIASPCHFPPLSQTSKTYKPQFSEKLKELTHQEAVSHTTEPQNKSNEEQSISNRIASSCYFPPLTQTSKTYKPQISEELTQQESIPRQNNQRNFKNLELPLASSTSYKNPSLYVPNYFNNIPPNPQLATLSTATYHPDTEIQNSPAVNFAQPLKILDEKEYFKSPNVEYYNPTSKFKAKPFITPLTPRVELLPPKRKNMDLLNAAYFPSKINTICNNTAFSETSKLSDIDDTNNYLASVEVPKVPPRISLNRDEIKNIKNTPSTHISQHTPSWIKKYYHYPLQTLHNLPIQINKQHIFEKPAIPMSHKETKLGQNRITESYDFPMSQILQSYRPQPLEVPKLSKQNDELTPQSKTKVTEFEPPQHQQPDFQNVTFSQANGSNYRIPPLNPYSLKSMLRNVQPARAPTATNQQSNLNFNQERNIKELHGNLYFQRNGQGLPNLANKGPVSSTPYIHKYPPFEFTNPMWTISPQTLSNNSLEPKQQIKFAPMKNSLEQIKWYKNIPCYASGDDYKIQNPKLNYVKPFDYETNGYYPKISKQKGLQPCVSNTAKFYDPLILNPHTTSSQTKPTNLALEPTRFSNPEKLWTPTLNHDLRTPEYFPTFSTTQIKYYTPPVTKNVNPIKQPLVCVNNNKINYYKKPINPSSIRKTIYFTPDYQQGINVENASRKVSPIVYQPQHPIHKNFTKLSTLHKPLQSYLEPEKSLASHYEMPKALVKFSSVAPTERIKYNIWPAKYSQNLSTRSPIPSSSNLQQNSPYSSRPSQNQENNINQINNIVKNQFVKEPVSYIQGRGRSNGHKYDTLRNDSPCSLLSVPIPMNSYSPSASIISKKSGIPKPYPKSTFNSKTKANPTLKLNTISTSAVAPIINKPKTQSYPYINQQSTQCVFNTLFEDLKDSSGNHRILTSAVAPFINITPSLEMQPNPYKYTPKLKNLKDSEGFRIPASAVTPITNIYSKIPSLKAWSNPYKYTPTFKYLKDSSANNRILTSAETPIIDITPSFKTKSNTYKYTPLEDLKNVKKKSVDHRIPTSAETPIIIIIPSFKTKLNPYKYATIEDLKDVAVDHKTRTNPYKYAPFEDLKDSGSAHGIPASAVAPFINLAPSLETRPNSYKYTPFEDFKDSGGNPRIPTLAVAPIINMTPSLKTRTNPYKYTPLEDLQDSGGNYRTPTLAVAPIINMIPSLKTRTSSYKYTLLEDLQDSGGNYRTPTLAVAPIINMTPSLKTRTNPYKYTPFEDLKDSGVLYHRITTSAVAPIINITPSLNIRPNPYKYTPTYFKDQKDGGGNFIIPTSGVTPIMNMTPYKYTPFKDRKDSGGYHKIQTSAESPIINITPSLKTRTNPYKYSSFEDLVDSGGSHGIPVSSETPVTNIAPFLKTRSNPYKYTPVKDHKDISSANHRISASANTSIMKKVPSLKTRPNPYKYTPTYFKDEKYGGGDLRIPTSGVTPIINMTPYKYTPFKDRKDSGDHYRIQTSAESPIKNIIPSLKTRSNTFKYTPFEDPKNIDKFYESRAGFTNGKISIPFRDMGLAKYEITKPNEYFVKTEIPGLFIKAWGSRIKIIRPRLVLDVKEYEGYNFMPVIKNHYYSPEFAQNVAKDIVTRLYGEPIVIDGVYRPTSPYAVKRHCLIAL; this is encoded by the exons ATGATATCGCTTCACAAAAACCAGCTCGCAATATGGATATTGTTat ATATACTAGATTATAGCACCAGTTTTGAATATAGAACAATATGGACGAATCTTAATAACAAAcag ctTTGCGGAGTTCCACCTTCTGCTCCCTGGAAGGCCTGGCAACGGCTCTATTATGATAACTCAAATAAAATCATTAGCCTCAAGCAACTACCCTATATCAACGGACCAAGATATGGTAAAGTAAACATAACAAACTTTGGAAACTATGAAACAATAAATAACAAACATGGAGCAAAATCTTTACGTCATGATGATCGCGATCAAATTATCGAAAACACGAAAGAAAATGTACTACTTAGCTCAAGAAGCAAAACTTTTTCTTTAATTGGATACGACGAGGAAATCTATAAAATAATGCAAAAATTTACTATGAGCGAACAAACAGGCCCTATAGTTGTTTACTTTTACTTGTCTCAAAACCATACATATTCGAGCATCGGATTGTTAAGAACGACTCCACGCATATTGGACTCAATTCTATCTAAATATAATTACTTCAACTGTGTTAATTCAAATCATATAATGATTCCtcgaaaaaataatatattttacgcagATGAGTGCTTGAAGGACTGTGATAGACTAGTTacgaatataaaactaaaagATAACGATGACATGGAATCTTATGTGGATTGTTTTGCAAACAGATGTCTTAATGGAAAAGATAACTAccaaaataatatagtaataaataatgaaaacagTTTAAATATTAACGACAGTCCAGCTAAACATTCGATTGATAAATATTACAGCGAGAAACCTAGTCCAATTCGTGATAACCCACAACATATGCATTTTGAGTCATACTATAATCCTATCCCAGTGCGAGAATTTATGTCGCATCCGAGTCACTTAGAAAGCAATGAATTTAAATTGAAGGCTTCCAATAACGACAATAACTTTGAAATTATTAAGAACAATGTCGATACACAAACTACTAACACTAGCCCCGCGGAAAACCTGAATAATGCAATAATCTTAGAGGGAAATTTCATTAAGGAAAATTTTAAACCGCCTGAAATGAATTACGATCCAAgctctaataataaaattgacacTTATATATCCtatggtaaaaataaaaatttacaacAAATGTACAATACAAGAGACGATCAAAGAGCGGTGGACAATATaccttataatataaactacaaAGAAGACCAAAACGGGCAATtggtttttccatacaaattgacaAGTTCAGAAATTTTCGATACTGCGTTAGCAAACAACCAAATAGAATATTTACCTTCccaaaaacttttaaaagaaaaatcatTGTTTCCTAAACAATATTTGAATTCACCATCAATAGCTGAAGCACATTATTCAATTCCAAGAATATTACCATATTCGTCAATTAAGTCTGATATTCAAAAAAAATCTTCAGCATATCCaactaatgaaaatattaaacattttaattatgcGAAACCAAGACTATTTCCAGCATACGCTCAAACTTTTGATTCGGAAAGTTTAAATTCAAATCCGTCTTTACCGTATATGTATAAGCCTGAGACCGGTTATAACATGCAAAGGTATAATTTAGTAGAGACGAACGAAAGTAAAGCTTCTATCGCAAAACTATCAGCGATACCTTACGAACTGAAGTCCAGCCATATTCCAAAACTGAATCAATACAATATAGTGTCTGAGAAAAGTCCTGACCCCAGCACCCTTACCTACATACATACTCCAACTGCACTACAACGGCCAGGTTTTTATGCCCAAAAAGACCTACAAAATTTAAAGGTTGTACCTTCTCAAGGCCTCAATTCTAATacttttaaacaaaatttacaaacaCTTCCTTTGCTCGCTTATAAGAAACCTGTGCCAGTCATtaacaagaaaataaactccGATTATATACCTTCAGTATCATATTATACACTATATAGCTTTAATAAACCTCATAGTGTATCACCTAAAGACTACTCACCAACCAATTTTATTTCTCCCCTAAAGGTGAACCTTAAACCTTGGTATGAGACTATGCAAACAACTAATAAAAATCCAACAAAACCAAAAGCAATCACTTTAGACTCGTCTATAGTAACACTCAATTCTCCGAAGAAGCCACAGCATATATTTATTAAACCAAGAAAACTAATCACAACTCCATCATTAAATATTCCATGTAACTTAGTGCCGATTCAACTGGATAAAACTTACAATCCTGAATCAAACATAAATGAGATCTCAATGGATGGTCTATCCAAATCGAAATCAAAATATTTGCCAAGATGTGATGACAAGTTGCATTTGTTACAAACGCCTTTCAGTGCAAAAGATGATGAATCTTTACCACGCCATACCAATAAAGAGAATACTCCCAGCGTCAAGTTTACTCAATGGAAACCAATATTATTAGCTAAAGATTTTATAGAACCAAATTTTCCTTACAATGTtgcaaatcataaaaataaagtaactcCTTTCGTCACACCCTCGCAAGAAGTATATCAAACCATTCCAAAAACGAATGATGTGATACCATTAGATGTAGAGTATACGACAAGTAAAATACCCTCTTTTTATGACAGTCATAATCCCactaaaattatttcagtactGCCGAAAACAGGCAGTACTGAGAATTATAAAACAAGCGTAGAAAGTCAAAAACTACCGTTTAAAAAGACTTTTAACCCGAAGAAGTTAAATGTTATTCCGCATTATCaaagtattttaaacaaaaaagcgCCAACTTGGGTTCAAAAATATCAACCAGTTGACGGCTTTCCAAGCCAAAACGTGAATCAGAATTTATTTactaaaaactttaaaagtaaCGACAACCAAGAAAGAGATCCTATAATAGATTTAGACAAAGCGACAACGGGTATACCACAGTATAAAGTTTTTAATGCTCCAAAtgcaaaaacaacaaaatattactgTCCCTCCAACAGATACccatcatttttaaatattcaaaatgaTATTAATAGTCCTACTACTACCACCACAAGTTTTACGTCACGAAACCCAACGCCACATAGCCAACATTCACTTTTTACAGAACCTCAAGATAAAAACAACAAAGTACAAAGTATTTCTAATGGGATTGCTAGCCCATGTCATTTTCCTCCTTTATCTCAAACGTCAAAAACATATAAACCTCAATTTtcagaaaaattaaaagaattaACACATCAAGAAGCAGTTTCACATACTACAGAACCTCAAAATAAAAGCAACGAAGAACAAAGTATTTCTAATAGGATTGCTAGCTCATGTTATTTTCCTCCTTTAACGCAAACATCAAAAACATATAAACCTCAAATTTCAGAAGAATTAACACAACAAGAATCCATTCCACGTCAAAATAATCAGCGAAATTTCAAAAACCTCGAGTTGCCTTTAGCAAGCTCTACGAGCTACAAAAACCCTTCTTTGTATGTGccaaattatttcaataatattcCGCCCAATCCACAACTAGCAACACTTTCAACAGCCACATATCACCCAGATACTGAGATTCAGAATAGTCCAGCTGTTAACTTCGCTCAACCACTGAAAATCTTAGATGAAAAAGAGTATTTCAAATCACCGAATGTTGAATATTACAATCCAACATCCAAATTTAAGGCGAAACCTTTTATCACGCCTCTTACGCCAAGAGTAGAACTTCTACCACCAAAAAGAAAAAACATGGACTTGTTGAATGCAGCATACTTTCCGAGTAAAATTAACACCATATGTAATAATACTGCATTTAGTGAAACTTCTAAGCTTTCTGATATAGATGATACAAATAATTACTTAGCAAGTGTAGAAGTGCCAAAAGTGCCTCCAAGAATTTCTTTAAATCgagatgaaataaaaaatattaagaatactCCTTCCACACATATAAGTCAACATACTCCATCttggataaaaaaatattaccacTATCCGTTACAAACCCTTCACAATCTTCCAATCCAAATTAACAAGCAACATATTTTTGAAAAACCAGCAATTCCAATGTCGcataaagaaacaaaattggGCCAAAATAGGATTACTGAATCATACGATTTCCCTATGTCACAAATATTACAATCCTATAGACCGCAACCTCTCGAAGTACCAAAACTATCAAAGCAAAATGATGAGCTAACTCCACAATCAAAAACTAAAGTAACAGAATTTGAGCCTCCTCAACACCAACAACCAGATTTTCAAAACGTCACCTTTTCTCAAGCAAACGGATCAAATTATAGAATACCTCCTTTAAATCCGTATAGTCTCAAGAGCATGTTACGCAATGTACAACCAGCCAGAGCTCCTACAGCTACAAATCaacaaagtaatttaaatttcaatcaAGAAAGAAACATCAAAGAATTACATGGTAATTTATATTTCCAACGAAATGGCCAGGGCCTACCAAACTTAGCCAATAAAGGGCCAGTATCATCAACTCCATACATCCATAAATATCCACCGTTTGAGTTTACAAATCCCATGTGGACAATTTCACCTCAAACTTTATCCAATAATTCATTAGAGCCAaaacaacaaattaaatttGCACCAATGAAAAATTCACTTGAACAAATTAAATGGTACAAAAATATTCCTTGTTACGCTAGTGGCGATGACTATAAAATTCAAAATCCGAAACTTAATTACGTTAAACCCTTTGATTATGAAACAAATGGATACTACCCAAAAATATCTAAACAAAAAGGATTACAGCCCTGTGTTAGCAATACTGCCAAGTTTTATGATCCTTTAATATTAAATCCTCATACCACGTCTTCGCAAACAAAACCAACAAACCTAGCGCTTGAACCCACAAGATTTTCGAATCCAGAAAAGTTGTGGACTCCAACATTAAATCATGATTTACGAACACCTGAATATTTTCCAACCTTTTCAAcaacacaaattaaatattacacgCCTCCAGTTACTAAAAATGTTAATCCTATAAAACAACCATTAGTGTGTGttaataacaacaaaataaattattataaaaaaccgATTAACCCAAGTTCAATTAGGAAAACTATATATTTTACACCTGATTATCAACAAGGAATAAATGTTGAAAACGCTAGTAGAAAAGTATCTCCCATCGTGTATCAACCACAACATCCCATACATAAAAACTTTACAAAATTGTCTACATTACACAAACCTCTGCAATCTTATTTGGAACCAGAAAAGTCACTCGCCTCACATTACGAGATGCCAAAAGCATTAGTAAAATTTTCAAGCGTAGCCCCCACTGAAAGAATAAAATACAACATATGGCCCGCGAAGTATTCGCAAAATCTAAGTACACGGAGTCCAATTCCAAGCTCTTCGAATTTGCAACAAAATTCACCTTACTCGTCACGGCCATCCCAAAATCAGGAAAACAatataaatcaaataaataatattgtaaaaaatcaaTTCGTGAAAGAACCTGTATCTTACATTCAAGGCAGAGGTCGATCAAACGGTCATAAATACGATACATTACGGAACGATTCACCATGTTCATTACTGTCTGTGCCTATACCTATGAATTCTTACAGCCCTAGCGCTTCTATAATTAGTAAAAAATCAGGGATACCGAAACCATATCCAAAATCTACATTTAACAGCAAAACAAAAGCGAATCCTACTTTAAAACTAAATACAATTTCAACTTCAGCAGTAGCTCCTATTATAAATAAACCTAAAACACAATCATATCCATACATAAATCAACAATCAACACAATGTGTATTTAACACACTATTTGAAGATCTGAAAGATAGTAGTGGTAACCACAGAATTTTGACTTCAGCAGTAGCTCcttttataaatataacacCATCTCTTGAAATGCAaccaaatccatataaatatacgcccaaattaaaaaatctaaaagatAGTGAAGGTTTCAGAATTCCGGCTTCAGCAGTAACTCCTATCACGAACATCTATAGCAAAATACCTTCTCTTAAAGCAtggtcaaatccatataaatatacgcctacatttaaatatttgaaagatAGTAGTGCTAACAACAGGATTCTGACTTCAGCAGAAACTCCTATTATAGATATAACACCATCTTTCAAAACAAAATCAAATACATATAAATACACACCATTAGAAGATCTTAAAAATGTGAAGAAAAAGAGTGTTGATCACAGAATTCCGACTTCGGCAGAAActcctattataattataataccatcattcaaaacaaaattaaatccaTATAAATACGCAACAATAGAAGATCTTAAAGATGTCGCTGTTGACCATAAAACACGaacaaatccatacaaatatgcACCATTTGAAGATCTTAAAGATAGTGGTAGTGCCCACGGAATTCCGGCTTCAGCAGTAGCTCCCTTTATCAATTTAGCACCATCTCTAGAAACACGACCCAATTCATATAAATACACACCATTTGAAGATTTTAAAGATAGTGGTGGTAACCCCAGAATCCCAACTTTAGCAGTAGCTCCTATTATAAACATGACACCATCTCTTAAAACACGaacaaatccatataaatacaCACCATTAGAAGATCTTCAAGATAGTGGTGGTAACTACAGAACTCCAACTTTAGCAGTAGCTCCTATTATAAATATGATACCATCTCTTAAAACACGAACAAGTTCATATAAATACACACTATTAGAAGATCTTCAAGATAGTGGTGGTAACTACAGAACTCCGACTTTAGCAGTAGCTCCTATTATAAACATGACACCATCTCTTAAAACACGaacaaatccatataaatacaCACCATTTGAAGATCTTAAAGATAGTGGTGTTTTATACCACAGAATTACAACTTCAGCAGTAGCTCCTATTATAAACATTACACCATCTCTTAACATACGaccaaatccatataaatacaCGCCTACGTATTTTAAAGATCAAAAAGATGGCGGTGGCAACTTCATAATTCCGACTTCCGGAGTAACTCCTATTATGAACATGACACCATATAAATACACACCATTTAAAGATAGAAAAGATAGTGGTGGTTACCACAAAATTCAGACTTCAGCAGAAAGTCCCATTATAAACATAACACCATCCCTTAAAACACGaacaaatccatataaatactCATCATTTGAAGATCTTGTAGATAGTGGTGGTAGCCACGGAATTCCGGTTTCATCAGAAACTCCTGTTACAAACATAGCACCATTTCTTAAAACACGATCTAATCCATACAAATACACACCAGTAAAAGATCATAAAGATATAAGTAGTGCTAACCACAGAATTTCGGCTTCAGcaaatacttctataatgaaaaaagtaccaTCTCTTAAAACACGaccaaatccatataaatacaCGCCTACATATTTTAAAGATGAAAAATATGGCGGTGGTGACCTTAGAATTCCAACTTCTGGAGTAACTCCTATTATAAACATGACACCATATAAATACACACCATTTAAAG ATCGAAAAGATAGTGGTGATCACTACAGAATTCAGACTTCGGCAGAAAGTcctattaaaaacataataccaTCTCTTAAAACACGAtcaaatacatttaaatacacACCATTTGAAGATCCAAAAAATATTG ATAAATTTTACGAGAGTCGAGCAGGTTTCACTAATGGTAAAATAAGTATACCATTCCGCGACATGGGTCTCGCTAAGTATGAAATCACAAAACCGAACGAATACTTCGTGAAAACTGAAATTCCGGGTTTATTCATAAAGGCTTGGGGCTCGAGAATAAAGATTATAAGACCGAGGCTAGTCCTCGACGTGAAGGAGTACGAGGGTTACAATTTTATGCCAGTAATAAAGAATCATTATTACAGTCCGGAGTTCGCTCAAAATGTGGCAAAAGATATCGTTACGAGGTTGTACGGGGAGCCTATTGTGATAGACGGTGTGTACAGGCCGACCAGCCCATACGCG GTAAAACGTCACTGCTTGATTGCGCTGTAA
- the LOC121736803 gene encoding salivary glue protein Sgs-3-like isoform X2, translating into MLPVVLICLSYFLSASAWPSYCWSCQPSYWSRHCRLCQYKVTNDCQPGSPCDTKSCYPNCQRPDKGKNNQKPFPIEDYWSDEEISKQLKPVDILNVKPPNYDWPVPVTLRPELVVIPTKPTYIKPYYPVTPFPYPYNPYPTTTPTTTTSTTTTPISTTPTTTTPTTTTSTTTTPTTTTPTTTTPTATTTRTTTSTTTKPTTTTPTTTTPTTTTPTTTTPTTTTPSTTTPPTTTPTTTTPTTTTPTTTPASTGTTSKIRKHRKRKQRQDPLDEYVDF; encoded by the exons ATGCTTCCGGTGGTGCTGATATGCTTGTCTT ATTTCCTCTCAGCATCAGCGTGGCCAAGCTACTGTTGGTCTTGCCAGCCCAGCTACTGGTCCCGTCACTGTCGGCTGTGCCAGTACAAGGTTACAAATGACTGCCAACCTGGCTCCCCCTGCGACACAAAGTCCTGCTATCCCAATTGCCAGAGACCAGATAAGGGAAAAAACAACCAGAAACCCTTCCCCATAGAGGATTACT GGTCTGATGAAGAAATTTCTAAGCAGCTAAAACCGGTAgacattttaaatgtaaaaccgCCAAATTATGACT GGCCTGTTCCAGTAACGCTACGACCAGAACTGGTAGTGATTCCAACGAAACCAACATATATAAAGCCCTACTATCCTGTTACACCATTCCCTTATCCATATAATCCTTATCCTACTACAACCCCTACCACAACAACATCAACCACGACAACACCTATATCGACAACACCTACTACAACAACACCTACAACGACAACATCTACCACTACAACTCCTACCACGACGACTCCTACCACGACAACTCCTACTGCGACAACAACTAGGACTACAACATCTACTACGACAAAACCTACGACTACGACCCCTACCACAACCACACCCACCACTACAACTCCTACCACTACAACACCCACCACTACAACCCCTTCCACTACGACCCCCCCTACTACAACCCCCACTACTACAACCCCTACTACTACAACACCCACTACAACACCTGCTTCAACAGGAACTACATCTAAAATACGCAAGCATCGTAAGCGTAAACAACGCCAGGATCCATTAGACGAATATGTAGATTTTTaa
- the LOC121736803 gene encoding salivary glue protein Sgs-3-like isoform X1 has translation MLPVVLICLSYFLSASAWPSYCWSCQPSYWSRHCRLCQYKVTNDCQPGSPCDTKSCYPNCQRPDKGKNNQKPFPIEDYWSDEEISKQLKPVDILNVKPPNYDWPDQEISNWPTPVIIPTVSPPWPVPVTLRPELVVIPTKPTYIKPYYPVTPFPYPYNPYPTTTPTTTTSTTTTPISTTPTTTTPTTTTSTTTTPTTTTPTTTTPTATTTRTTTSTTTKPTTTTPTTTTPTTTTPTTTTPTTTTPSTTTPPTTTPTTTTPTTTTPTTTPASTGTTSKIRKHRKRKQRQDPLDEYVDF, from the exons ATGCTTCCGGTGGTGCTGATATGCTTGTCTT ATTTCCTCTCAGCATCAGCGTGGCCAAGCTACTGTTGGTCTTGCCAGCCCAGCTACTGGTCCCGTCACTGTCGGCTGTGCCAGTACAAGGTTACAAATGACTGCCAACCTGGCTCCCCCTGCGACACAAAGTCCTGCTATCCCAATTGCCAGAGACCAGATAAGGGAAAAAACAACCAGAAACCCTTCCCCATAGAGGATTACT GGTCTGATGAAGAAATTTCTAAGCAGCTAAAACCGGTAgacattttaaatgtaaaaccgCCAAATTATGACT GGCCTGATCAAGAAATTTCGAACTGGCCAACACCAGTAATCATACCGACTGTTAGTCCGCCGT GGCCTGTTCCAGTAACGCTACGACCAGAACTGGTAGTGATTCCAACGAAACCAACATATATAAAGCCCTACTATCCTGTTACACCATTCCCTTATCCATATAATCCTTATCCTACTACAACCCCTACCACAACAACATCAACCACGACAACACCTATATCGACAACACCTACTACAACAACACCTACAACGACAACATCTACCACTACAACTCCTACCACGACGACTCCTACCACGACAACTCCTACTGCGACAACAACTAGGACTACAACATCTACTACGACAAAACCTACGACTACGACCCCTACCACAACCACACCCACCACTACAACTCCTACCACTACAACACCCACCACTACAACCCCTTCCACTACGACCCCCCCTACTACAACCCCCACTACTACAACCCCTACTACTACAACACCCACTACAACACCTGCTTCAACAGGAACTACATCTAAAATACGCAAGCATCGTAAGCGTAAACAACGCCAGGATCCATTAGACGAATATGTAGATTTTTaa